Proteins from one Helicobacter ganmani genomic window:
- the yedE gene encoding selenium metabolism membrane protein YedE/FdhT yields the protein MFQDYKQRFLVKFWSPMPAIIALGVMAAYYFGLTGTYWAVTGEFTRWGGHIMNLLGVDTSTWGYFKILGLQGTPLDRVDGVMIIGMFAGAFAAAAMANNVKFRLPQSNIRIAQALIGGIIAGFGARIGMGCNLASFFTGIPQFSLHAWFFTIMTLVGVWLGTKVVLLPLFRSHTKLEKVSAQKDIGNSKENQSRAKLLFALGVLVLVGIGVWVAYLMAYGNIPEGKKIPILALAVVFGVGFGFIISRAQICFTSAFRDLFITGRGYMARAVIVGMMVSTIGVFSYIMLGLPPKIMWAAPNAVIGGLLFGFGIVIAGGCECGWMYRAVEGQVHYWIVGVGNVIGSTLLAATWDYYSVPLATSFPKINLLESFGNYGGLVVSYVLLFAFLAFVLFLERRYFAKNKRFERA from the coding sequence ATGTTTCAAGATTATAAGCAAAGATTCCTAGTCAAATTTTGGTCGCCTATGCCCGCGATTATCGCACTTGGCGTAATGGCTGCTTATTATTTTGGTTTGACTGGGACTTATTGGGCTGTTACAGGTGAATTTACGCGTTGGGGCGGACATATTATGAATCTTTTGGGTGTGGATACAAGCACTTGGGGTTATTTTAAGATTCTAGGTTTGCAAGGAACACCGCTAGATAGGGTAGATGGCGTGATGATTATTGGAATGTTTGCAGGGGCATTTGCCGCTGCCGCAATGGCAAATAATGTCAAGTTTCGTTTGCCTCAAAGCAATATTAGAATCGCTCAAGCCCTTATTGGTGGGATTATCGCAGGATTTGGTGCGAGGATTGGTATGGGTTGTAATTTGGCGAGTTTCTTTACGGGGATTCCACAATTTAGCTTGCACGCGTGGTTTTTTACGATTATGACGCTTGTTGGTGTGTGGCTAGGCACAAAGGTTGTTTTACTCCCACTTTTTCGCTCTCATACAAAGCTAGAGAAAGTCAGTGCGCAAAAAGACATTGGAAATAGCAAAGAAAATCAGAGTAGGGCAAAACTCCTTTTTGCACTTGGTGTTTTGGTATTAGTTGGAATTGGCGTTTGGGTAGCGTATCTAATGGCGTATGGCAATATTCCAGAGGGTAAAAAGATTCCGATTTTAGCGCTTGCAGTTGTATTTGGTGTGGGATTTGGCTTTATCATCTCGCGTGCGCAGATTTGCTTTACTTCTGCCTTTAGGGATTTATTTATCACAGGGCGTGGATATATGGCAAGAGCGGTGATTGTGGGAATGATGGTTTCAACTATTGGCGTTTTTAGTTACATTATGCTTGGACTTCCACCTAAAATTATGTGGGCTGCACCAAATGCAGTGATTGGCGGATTGCTCTTTGGCTTTGGTATTGTGATTGCAGGAGGGTGTGAATGTGGCTGGATGTATCGCGCGGTTGAGGGGCAGGTGCATTATTGGATTGTAGGTGTTGGTAATGTCATTGGTTCTACGCTTTTGGCAGCGACTTGGGATTATTATTCTGTGCCACTTGCGACAAGCTTCCCTAAAATCAATCTTTTAGAATCCTTTGGTAATTATGGTGGCTTGGTGGTAAGCTATGTGCTGCTTTTTGCATTCCTTGCCTTTGTGCTGTTTCTTGAGCGGCGATATTTTGCCAAAAATAAACGATTTGAACGCGCATAA
- a CDS encoding HU family DNA-binding protein yields MNKSEFVDLVKEVGEYETKKEAEKAISTFTAAVSKALAKKESIELVGFGKFETVLQKGKEGVVPGTNKKYKTSDKFVPKFKAGKGLKDAVVASKKGKK; encoded by the coding sequence ATGAACAAATCAGAATTTGTTGACTTAGTAAAAGAAGTCGGAGAGTATGAGACAAAAAAAGAGGCTGAAAAAGCAATTAGCACTTTTACAGCGGCAGTAAGCAAAGCACTTGCTAAAAAAGAAAGCATTGAACTTGTAGGTTTTGGTAAATTTGAAACTGTGCTTCAAAAAGGAAAAGAGGGTGTTGTTCCTGGAACAAATAAAAAATACAAAACAAGCGATAAATTTGTTCCTAAATTTAAGGCTGGAAAAGGTCTTAAAGATGCAGTAGTTGCCAGCAAAAAAGGCAAAAAATAA
- the gap gene encoding type I glyceraldehyde-3-phosphate dehydrogenase has product MALKVAVNGTGRIGLCVCKILSEREDLELVALNTTMPIDTLIHLLRYDSVQKNSKVEKLSENSIQIGKQKEIQIISTRDIKELNFGKFGAKLVIECTGAFNDLNKASAHLYGGIERVVISAPATDAPTFVYGVNHTNYQGESVISNASCTTNALAPIVKVLHDNFMILNGLMTTIHSYTNDQNLLDSKHKDLRRARAAALNMIPTSTGAAKAIGLVMPELKGKLNGFSVRVPTPDVSLVDLTCVTKTSVSKESINAAFENAAQGTFKNLILVDNEKRVSGDFIGSTYSSIFVPDCTVVVGENQLKVVAWYDNEWGYSTRLVDMASFVGSSL; this is encoded by the coding sequence ATGGCTTTAAAAGTTGCAGTTAATGGAACAGGTAGAATCGGTTTATGTGTATGCAAAATCTTGAGCGAACGCGAAGATTTAGAGCTCGTTGCACTCAATACGACTATGCCAATTGATACGCTCATTCATTTGCTAAGATATGATTCTGTGCAAAAAAATAGTAAAGTAGAAAAATTGAGTGAAAACAGCATTCAAATTGGCAAACAAAAAGAAATTCAAATCATCAGCACACGAGACATTAAAGAATTAAACTTTGGAAAGTTTGGTGCAAAACTCGTAATAGAATGCACTGGTGCTTTTAATGACCTCAACAAAGCAAGTGCGCACCTCTATGGAGGTATTGAACGCGTCGTGATTTCCGCTCCTGCCACAGACGCGCCAACTTTTGTTTATGGCGTCAATCACACAAACTATCAAGGAGAATCTGTCATTTCAAACGCAAGTTGCACTACAAATGCGCTTGCACCAATTGTAAAGGTTTTGCACGATAATTTTATGATTCTCAATGGCTTGATGACAACAATTCATAGCTATACAAACGACCAAAACCTTTTAGATTCCAAGCACAAAGACTTGCGACGCGCACGCGCAGCAGCTTTAAATATGATTCCAACTTCTACGGGTGCTGCCAAAGCGATAGGGCTTGTGATGCCCGAGCTCAAAGGCAAACTCAACGGCTTTTCTGTTCGCGTGCCAACTCCTGATGTAAGCCTTGTGGATTTGACTTGTGTTACAAAAACTTCTGTAAGCAAAGAATCTATCAATGCTGCCTTTGAAAATGCTGCACAAGGAACATTCAAAAATCTTATTTTAGTAGATAATGAAAAACGCGTTTCAGGAGATTTTATCGGAAGCACTTATAGTAGCATTTTTGTTCCAGATTGCACGGTGGTTGTGGGAGAGAATCAACTCAAAGTTGTCGCTTGGTATGACAATGAATGGGGTTATTCCACGCGATTGGTAGATATGGCAAGTTTCGTCGGCTCTAGTCTTTAG
- a CDS encoding glucose-6-phosphate isomerase has product MLTLTNTYARFLQKNPNFFAKENLDLFFQKVLVERNSQLSGYYDLPFAKNEAIFDYLQRNKTFLDSISNVIIIGIGGSSLGTKAIDALLSHQSHRKKIKLRFLEHTDPIIIRKDLQRVKYEDTLFIVISKSGLTIETTSLFKYILARFSLLKKERKKHLLTITDENSPLFKWSKSEEIESVTIKPNIGGRFSVLSAVGLLPLAILGYDIAAILKGASIVSHRFFEERKDNVLKKALFLARNESNYPINVLFSYSSVFRHFNAWYVQLWGESLGKLDMYEQRRGLTPIALIGSIDQHSFLQLIMQGPANKTVTFLSVKNLSQKPLYIPNIRLQGLESTDFVNQTSFNQLLKLQCISTKESIISQNVPVDSILIDSLNEQSVGALVLYYELLTSCVGILLQIDTYNQPGVEFGKKILREKFTHS; this is encoded by the coding sequence ATGCTCACGCTCACAAACACTTATGCGCGTTTTTTGCAAAAAAATCCCAACTTTTTTGCAAAAGAAAATCTGGATTTATTTTTTCAAAAAGTTCTAGTAGAGCGCAATAGTCAGCTTAGTGGATATTATGATTTGCCTTTTGCAAAAAATGAAGCGATTTTTGATTATCTTCAGCGCAACAAAACCTTTTTGGATTCTATTTCTAATGTCATTATCATTGGTATTGGTGGTAGTTCGCTTGGCACAAAGGCGATTGACGCGCTTTTATCTCATCAAAGCCATCGCAAAAAAATTAAATTGCGGTTTTTAGAACACACCGACCCGATTATTATCAGAAAAGACTTGCAACGCGTCAAATACGAAGACACACTTTTTATTGTGATTTCAAAATCTGGACTTACGATTGAAACCACTTCGCTTTTTAAATACATTTTGGCGCGATTCTCCCTCCTCAAAAAAGAGCGTAAAAAGCACCTACTTACCATTACAGATGAAAATTCCCCCCTTTTCAAATGGAGCAAAAGCGAAGAGATAGAATCCGTAACGATTAAACCAAATATTGGTGGGAGATTCTCTGTATTAAGCGCAGTGGGATTATTGCCTCTTGCGATTTTGGGCTATGATATTGCGGCAATTTTAAAAGGCGCAAGCATTGTAAGCCATAGATTCTTTGAAGAACGTAAAGACAATGTGTTAAAAAAGGCATTATTTTTAGCAAGAAACGAAAGTAACTATCCTATTAATGTCTTGTTTTCTTATTCTAGTGTTTTTCGTCATTTTAATGCTTGGTATGTGCAATTATGGGGGGAATCCTTAGGCAAACTAGATATGTATGAACAAAGACGCGGTTTGACACCTATTGCGCTAATTGGAAGCATTGACCAACATTCTTTTTTGCAGCTCATTATGCAAGGACCTGCGAATAAAACCGTAACTTTCCTAAGTGTTAAAAATCTTTCGCAAAAACCTCTTTACATTCCAAATATCAGACTACAAGGCTTAGAATCTACGGATTTTGTCAATCAAACTTCTTTTAATCAACTTTTGAAACTGCAATGTATTTCCACTAAAGAGAGCATTATTTCTCAAAATGTTCCTGTGGATTCCATCTTAATTGATTCTCTAAATGAACAAAGCGTGGGCGCACTTGTATTGTATTATGAATTACTGACCTCTTGCGTGGGAATTTTGCTACAAATTGATACATACAATCAACCCGGTGTAGAATTTGGAAAAAAGATATTAAGGGAAAAATTTACACACTCCTAA
- the pta gene encoding phosphate acetyltransferase: MDFIQIIKEKARADIQTIVLPETNDLRTLQAAHSALQEKIAKIILIGEEAEIKQRAKEHNLQLDTAEFINPTSCDMLESYVELFVKLRAHKGLSEKSARALLLENPLYFGVALVKSKKANGMVAGAINSTADVLRASLQILGTKKDSKLVSAFFLMIVPQCDYGENGIFIFADSGLVQNPNAQELASIAIDSAKSFEALVGKKALVAMLSHSTKGSAKHSDVDKVIEATRIAKVEAPEIALDGELQLDAAIVPSVGQSKAPDSPIAGNANVLVFPDLDAGNIGYKLVQRLAKAEAYGPITQGIGGAVNDLSRGCSSEDIVGVIAITALQAQQNKE, from the coding sequence ATGGATTTTATTCAAATAATCAAAGAAAAGGCAAGGGCAGATATTCAAACGATTGTTTTGCCAGAAACAAACGATTTGCGCACATTACAAGCCGCGCATAGCGCATTACAAGAAAAAATCGCAAAGATTATCTTAATCGGGGAAGAAGCAGAAATCAAGCAACGCGCAAAAGAACATAACCTGCAACTAGACACAGCGGAATTTATCAATCCTACAAGCTGTGATATGTTAGAATCTTATGTGGAATTGTTTGTCAAGCTTCGTGCGCACAAGGGTTTGAGCGAAAAATCCGCGCGCGCGCTCCTGCTTGAAAATCCCCTTTATTTTGGTGTCGCACTTGTAAAATCTAAAAAGGCAAATGGTATGGTTGCAGGTGCGATTAACTCCACTGCAGATGTACTTCGCGCTTCCTTACAAATTCTAGGGACAAAGAAAGATTCTAAATTAGTTTCTGCATTTTTCTTGATGATTGTTCCTCAATGTGATTATGGTGAAAATGGAATCTTTATCTTTGCTGATAGCGGCTTGGTGCAAAATCCTAATGCGCAAGAGCTCGCCTCTATTGCCATAGATTCCGCAAAGAGTTTTGAAGCACTCGTAGGCAAAAAAGCTTTGGTTGCTATGCTTTCACATTCTACAAAAGGAAGTGCAAAACACTCCGATGTAGATAAAGTCATAGAAGCCACGCGCATTGCCAAAGTAGAAGCACCAGAGATTGCTTTAGATGGGGAGCTTCAACTTGATGCGGCAATCGTTCCGAGTGTGGGTCAATCCAAGGCTCCCGATAGCCCTATTGCAGGAAATGCCAATGTGCTTGTTTTCCCCGATTTGGACGCGGGCAATATTGGCTATAAATTAGTGCAAAGGTTGGCAAAGGCGGAAGCTTATGGACCTATTACACAAGGAATCGGCGGTGCTGTTAATGACCTTTCACGCGGTTGTAGCAGCGAAGATATAGTCGGCGTGATTGCAATTACTGCTCTTCAAGCCCAACAAAACAAGGAGTAA
- a CDS encoding acetate kinase, with protein sequence MDVLVINCGSSSLKYQLINTNTEEVLASGLCDRIGIANGQFSYKPKGGDKITRNVDMQDHEVAIKLVLEALIDSKDGIIKSLNEIKATGHRIVHGGEHFTHSALVNDEVIQHIEECSDLAPLHNPAHLLGIRACKHLMPNTPMVAVFDTAFHQSMPPHAYIYGLPYEYYEKYKIRRYGFHGTSHSYVSKRTAEFLGIPLENSRIITCHLGNGSSICAVKNGQSIDTSMGLTPLEGLVMGTRSGDLDPAIIDYIAQKENLSTKEVLNILNKKSGVLGISGLSSDFRDLLAADEEGNLKARFAREVFAYRVAKYIGAYTAALVGVDAIAFCAGVGENAKFIRGKIVSHLHFLGINLDESANLETVGKEGIISTPDSKVKVCVIPTNEELMIARDTREIILKTQEH encoded by the coding sequence ATGGATGTTTTAGTTATTAATTGTGGGAGTTCTTCACTCAAATATCAGCTTATCAATACCAACACAGAGGAAGTTTTAGCCTCTGGATTGTGCGATAGAATCGGAATCGCAAATGGACAATTCAGCTATAAACCCAAAGGCGGAGATAAAATTACAAGAAATGTGGATATGCAAGACCACGAAGTCGCTATTAAACTCGTGCTTGAAGCTTTAATAGACTCAAAAGACGGCATTATCAAATCCCTAAACGAAATCAAAGCCACAGGACACAGAATCGTGCATGGAGGCGAGCATTTTACCCATTCTGCACTCGTGAATGACGAAGTGATTCAACACATTGAGGAATGCTCCGATTTAGCCCCTCTACACAATCCTGCACATTTATTAGGAATCCGAGCCTGTAAGCATTTAATGCCGAACACTCCTATGGTTGCCGTCTTTGACACTGCATTCCACCAAAGTATGCCACCACACGCTTATATTTATGGCTTACCTTATGAGTATTACGAAAAATACAAAATCCGCCGCTACGGATTCCACGGCACAAGCCATAGCTATGTTTCTAAACGCACAGCAGAATTTTTGGGGATTCCACTTGAAAATTCTCGCATTATTACTTGCCATTTGGGTAATGGTTCTAGCATTTGCGCTGTCAAAAATGGTCAAAGCATAGATACAAGTATGGGCTTAACTCCACTTGAAGGCTTGGTTATGGGAACAAGAAGTGGAGATTTAGACCCTGCAATTATTGATTATATTGCGCAAAAAGAAAATCTAAGCACAAAAGAAGTACTCAATATCCTAAACAAAAAATCTGGTGTGCTTGGAATCTCTGGGCTTTCTAGTGATTTTAGAGATTTGCTTGCTGCCGATGAAGAGGGCAACTTGAAAGCGCGTTTTGCGAGGGAAGTTTTTGCTTATCGTGTGGCAAAATATATCGGTGCTTACACTGCGGCACTTGTAGGAGTTGATGCGATTGCGTTTTGCGCAGGTGTAGGAGAAAATGCGAAATTTATTCGCGGGAAAATCGTTTCACATTTACACTTTTTGGGAATCAATCTTGACGAATCTGCCAACCTTGAAACCGTGGGCAAAGAGGGCATTATTTCTACTCCCGATTCTAAAGTCAAGGTTTGCGTGATTCCAACCAACGAAGAGCTGATGATTGCAAGAGATACGCGCGAAATTATTTTAAAAACTCAAGAGCATTAA
- the recA gene encoding recombinase RecA, whose protein sequence is MALDENKQKAIELAIKQIDKAFGKGALIRLGDKPVEKIDAISTGSLGLDIALGIGGVPKGRIVEVYGPESSGKTTLALQIVAECQKAGGICAFIDAEHALDVTYAKRLGVDVENLLVSQPDFGEQALEILETLTRSGGVDLIVIDSVAALTPKSEIDGDMGDQHVGLQARLMSQALRKVTGVIHKMNTTVIFINQIRMKIGVMGYGSPETTTGGNALKFYASVRIDVRRIATLKQGEQNIGNRVKAKVVKNKVAPPFRGAEFDIMFGEGISKEGELIDYGVKLDIVDKSGAWLSYQDKKLGQGKENAKAFLKENPEIAKEIGEKIKASISISDDLSSDDTNGMD, encoded by the coding sequence ATGGCTTTAGACGAAAACAAACAAAAAGCGATTGAACTTGCCATTAAGCAAATTGATAAAGCCTTTGGAAAGGGCGCATTAATCAGGCTTGGAGATAAACCGGTAGAAAAGATTGACGCCATTAGCACAGGTTCTTTAGGGCTTGATATTGCACTTGGCATTGGAGGAGTCCCAAAGGGACGCATTGTTGAAGTCTATGGACCAGAGAGTTCAGGAAAAACGACTTTGGCGTTACAAATCGTTGCAGAATGTCAAAAGGCGGGTGGAATCTGTGCGTTTATTGACGCAGAACACGCACTAGATGTTACTTACGCCAAGAGACTAGGCGTAGATGTAGAAAATCTGCTCGTTTCTCAACCAGACTTTGGCGAACAAGCCTTAGAAATCCTAGAAACACTCACAAGAAGTGGTGGCGTAGATTTAATCGTGATTGACTCTGTGGCGGCTCTCACGCCAAAAAGTGAGATTGACGGCGATATGGGAGACCAACACGTAGGCTTGCAGGCGCGCTTAATGAGCCAAGCACTACGAAAAGTAACAGGTGTGATTCACAAAATGAATACCACGGTGATTTTTATCAATCAAATTCGTATGAAAATTGGCGTAATGGGCTATGGAAGCCCAGAGACTACGACAGGAGGCAATGCACTTAAATTCTATGCAAGCGTGCGGATTGATGTCCGCAGAATCGCAACCTTGAAACAAGGCGAACAAAATATCGGGAATCGCGTCAAGGCAAAAGTTGTCAAAAATAAAGTCGCTCCGCCCTTTAGAGGAGCAGAGTTTGACATTATGTTTGGCGAAGGTATCAGCAAAGAGGGCGAACTCATTGACTATGGCGTGAAACTAGATATTGTAGATAAAAGCGGTGCGTGGTTGAGCTATCAAGATAAAAAACTTGGGCAAGGCAAAGAAAATGCAAAAGCCTTTTTAAAAGAGAATCCAGAGATTGCAAAAGAAATTGGAGAAAAAATCAAAGCTTCTATTTCTATTTCTGATGACTTGTCTAGTGATGATACCAACGGAATGGATTAA
- the eno gene encoding phosphopyruvate hydratase codes for MIYIDEVNAQEVLDSRGNPTVKTTILLSDGTAASAIVPSGASTGKREALELRDKDERFLGKGVLKACENVNTTLCDSITGLSPFDQSAIDNLLIELDGTENFSNLGANATLGVSMAVARAAAKSLNLPLYRYLGGANALTLPVPMLNIINGGSHADNTVDFQEYMIMPVGFECFSDALRASAEIYQHLKKLLKDSKHITSIGDEGGFAPNLKTNEEPIQIILEAVKKAGYKEGEQIAIALDVASSEFVNDEGIYCLKGEGKNLSNEEMIEYYEKLIAKYPIVSIEDGLSEDDWEGWSKLTQKLGDKVQLVGDDLFVTNAKILEEGIVKNIANAVLIKPNQIGTISQTMQTIRLAQRNHYRCIMSHRSGESEDSFIADFAVALNTGEIKTGSTARSERMAKYNRLLAIENELTFPVYLGKKLFNK; via the coding sequence ATGATTTACATTGATGAAGTGAATGCGCAAGAAGTATTAGATAGTCGGGGGAATCCAACGGTGAAAACCACCATTCTCTTAAGTGATGGCACAGCCGCAAGTGCAATCGTCCCAAGTGGCGCAAGCACAGGCAAGAGAGAAGCTTTGGAATTGCGCGATAAAGACGAGCGATTTTTGGGTAAGGGCGTCTTAAAGGCTTGTGAAAATGTCAATACAACCCTTTGCGATTCTATCACGGGTTTAAGCCCTTTTGACCAAAGCGCAATAGACAATCTTTTGATAGAACTTGATGGCACAGAAAACTTTTCCAATCTAGGAGCAAATGCAACGCTCGGCGTTTCTATGGCAGTTGCGCGCGCAGCAGCAAAAAGCCTAAATCTTCCACTTTATCGCTATTTGGGTGGAGCAAACGCACTGACTTTGCCTGTGCCAATGCTAAACATCATCAACGGAGGAAGCCACGCGGATAATACGGTAGATTTCCAAGAATATATGATTATGCCTGTGGGCTTTGAATGCTTTAGTGACGCATTGCGCGCAAGTGCTGAAATCTATCAACATCTCAAAAAACTGCTCAAGGATTCCAAACATATTACGAGTATTGGCGATGAGGGAGGATTTGCTCCCAACCTCAAAACCAACGAAGAGCCAATTCAAATCATCTTAGAAGCGGTAAAAAAAGCGGGTTATAAAGAGGGAGAGCAAATCGCAATTGCATTAGATGTGGCAAGCAGTGAATTTGTTAATGATGAGGGTATTTATTGCCTCAAAGGCGAGGGCAAAAACTTAAGCAACGAGGAGATGATTGAATATTATGAAAAATTAATCGCAAAATATCCTATTGTTTCTATTGAAGACGGCTTGAGCGAGGACGATTGGGAGGGTTGGAGCAAACTCACCCAAAAACTTGGCGACAAAGTGCAACTTGTGGGAGACGATTTGTTTGTAACAAATGCTAAAATCTTAGAAGAAGGAATCGTAAAGAATATCGCAAATGCCGTGCTTATCAAGCCTAATCAAATCGGCACAATCAGTCAGACAATGCAAACAATCCGACTAGCACAACGCAATCATTATCGTTGCATTATGAGCCACCGCAGCGGAGAAAGTGAGGATAGCTTCATCGCGGATTTTGCTGTGGCATTAAATACCGGTGAAATCAAAACAGGCTCTACCGCTAGAAGTGAGCGTATGGCGAAGTATAATCGCTTGTTAGCGATTGAAAATGAATTGACATTTCCTGTTTATTTGGGTAAAAAACTTTTTAACAAATAA
- a CDS encoding AMIN domain-containing protein: protein MKHLKLICSVVMIISTNGLLAQEKAESLPEIPTLNIDMQKNPTPPSDAQTQPKNNAQTEISEPNAPSLTENNNETNATKRGRDPFTPMITPKESGQITNAPQLDLFTKTELILPSTARKIKKITLEYQNLNGSITSIEQNLEGDIDWHFPLILSQEVRPQSPKTLEKQDFTLGNLFDFNITKQKIQFKTSLRMLRDFTLASPTRLVLDFKAPNKTSLQETFDSQIPSIPKISLSTHLDFYRITFNLDGQYKYKITQNSSGNYEIELY from the coding sequence ATGAAACACCTAAAATTAATTTGTAGCGTAGTGATGATAATCTCTACAAATGGATTACTCGCGCAAGAGAAAGCAGAATCTTTGCCAGAGATTCCAACTCTCAACATTGATATGCAAAAAAATCCAACACCCCCTAGCGACGCCCAAACACAACCCAAAAACAATGCGCAAACAGAAATATCAGAGCCTAATGCTCCCTCTCTAACAGAAAACAACAATGAAACCAATGCAACCAAAAGAGGACGCGACCCCTTTACACCTATGATTACCCCAAAAGAGAGTGGGCAAATTACCAACGCTCCACAGCTTGATTTATTCACTAAAACAGAGTTGATTTTACCCTCTACTGCTAGAAAAATCAAAAAAATTACTTTAGAATACCAGAATCTTAATGGCTCTATTACAAGCATTGAGCAGAATCTTGAGGGAGATATTGATTGGCATTTTCCTTTGATTTTAAGCCAAGAAGTGCGGCCACAATCTCCCAAAACTTTAGAGAAACAAGACTTTACTTTGGGTAATCTATTTGATTTTAACATCACAAAACAAAAGATTCAATTCAAGACTTCTCTTCGTATGCTTCGTGATTTCACCCTTGCTTCGCCTACACGTTTGGTATTGGATTTCAAAGCACCCAATAAAACCTCGCTTCAAGAGACTTTTGATTCACAAATTCCCTCTATTCCAAAGATTTCTTTAAGCACACATTTGGATTTTTATCGCATTACATTCAATCTTGATGGGCAGTATAAATACAAAATCACCCAAAATTCATCTGGAAATTACGAGATTGAACTCTACTAA
- a CDS encoding shikimate kinase yields the protein MNSTNCVLIGFMGSGKSTIAKALHQINHALVLDSDSIIESNEGLSIKEIFSLYGEKYFRDLECKFCQFIAHNVQNAIISTGGGMPLFCDVQSMGKVFFLHLEFEKILSRFNAEERNQRPLFQNDDSALELYNTRLKHYQSCAHYVINADQSIQAITQEILEKL from the coding sequence TTGAACTCTACTAATTGCGTCCTTATCGGCTTTATGGGTAGTGGCAAAAGCACGATTGCCAAAGCCCTGCACCAAATCAATCACGCATTGGTTTTGGATAGCGATTCCATTATTGAAAGCAATGAGGGCTTAAGTATAAAAGAAATCTTTTCGCTCTATGGCGAAAAATATTTTAGAGATTTAGAATGTAAATTTTGCCAATTCATTGCACACAATGTCCAAAACGCAATTATCTCCACAGGTGGAGGAATGCCTTTGTTTTGCGATGTTCAATCAATGGGAAAGGTTTTTTTCTTGCATTTAGAATTTGAAAAAATTTTAAGCCGCTTCAATGCAGAAGAGAGAAATCAACGCCCTTTGTTTCAAAATGACGATTCCGCTTTAGAACTTTATAATACGCGCCTAAAGCATTACCAATCTTGCGCACACTATGTGATTAATGCAGACCAGAGCATTCAGGCAATTACACAAGAAATTTTGGAGAAACTATGA